The Phoenix dactylifera cultivar Barhee BC4 chromosome 12, palm_55x_up_171113_PBpolish2nd_filt_p, whole genome shotgun sequence genome includes the window GTCGCTCATGAAATATGCATGAATTTTTTCACTAGGACAACATAGTGTTGATACTTACTTTAGGCTGGCTATGTGCTTTGCTGAAAGTAAAAAGGCTAGGTGTTAAACTGTGCCATCTTCGGGTGTTTATCTCTGATCATTTCTCTCTGCAGGTGGGCAGCCATTGCTTCTTACCTTCCTCAGAGAACAGATAACGACATCAAGAACTACTGGAACTCCCacctgaagaagaagatcagaaAGTATCCAACAACAGCTAACAGCTACATGACTCCATCTAATTTAACCATTACCTGCAATGAGCTTATATCCAATGGCTACAGCAGTGAGACCGGAAATTCAGGCATCTCCACCATCCATTCCCCTCTCCTCAGGTCCAACCATAGCACCTCCACCTACGCATGGAGCACCGAGAACATCTCAAGACTCTTAGAAGGGTGGACGAGGTCCTCTCCAAAGGCCAATCTCAAGCCAGATCGAGGTGAACAATATCAAAGCGTTCATGCCTTCAACGACAGCAGCAGCAATGCTACCAACCAACCATATGTTAAAAAGGAGGAACTTAAGAGCGGCCAAGAATGCGGCGATCCTATTTCCCAAGCATATATTAAGAATGATGGAGAATGCTGTGGTTCCATTCCCCACAAAGAGCTCGTGTCGTTGTTCTCGTTTGAAAACTCGAGTGGCAATGCCTGGGAGAAATCATTTGTTGACTCGACATCCTATAAGCCGCAGTCCACATTAGCTGATGCTGAGAACAACCAGAGATTGGACAGCCAACAGCACATTCCTTTGTCTTTGTTGGAGAAATGGCTGCTGGATGAGGCCACAGGGCAAGCAGATCTCGTGGAGCTATCTGCTGGCTGTTGCTCAGAAGCTATGCCGCAATAGTTCTTATCATGCCCTTCTAATGTCTTTATTAGCTGTGCATAAGATGAATGCAAGATCAATACATTTGATTGCTGTTATTAGTATTTAGGAATACTTAAAGACAAACAAAGATTGTAGTAAATTTGTGGAGCTGAGTTTTATGAATCATCTGAAATAAAATCTACTGTTCCACTTTTACTCTTTCATGGTTTTCTGTATTTTTGAATCAGAATCATCTCTCTGATAAATGTATCCATGAAAGTGTTCGATGGCGCTGAAGTACATCATCCATGTCTTGGTTCAAAGTTTCCATATACCAAATTTGTCTAGAAAAGGGCATGGGATGGGGGATAATGAGTGGTTTCCATCCATTTCCTCCTTGGTCCTCGGTTCTGGAACATATGTAATAAAAATCATCAGTAAAAGCTCCATTTATATGGGCAGCCAATCATAGGCCAAAACCAATAAGATATAACCAATATCCAGTTTTCGTAATAAATTTAGGTGGCTCTATAGAAAAAGCCACCACAGATGTGGGTTGGATTCTCTCTGCTCATCTCGGTGGTTATCTAATTCGAATCAGAAGAGATGATTCGAATCAGAAGAGATGTGGCCGGAATTTAATTGAAATCAGAAGTCTAGTCTTCCTTCAGAATAAATCAAGAAGCATGTGCATGTGTATGGTGCTTAGAGGATGGACTTTTCTTTTGAAAGGTTTTGCAGTGGAGATGGCTTGTGAATGAGAATGAGGAGAATTGTAGCCGTACAAAGTAGCTCTATGTCTCTTTTGAGAGCACATGGAGTTTCTTGTGACCATGGAAGTCTCTTTATTGGCCATATGAGCTTTTTTGCATGGCCAGCGTGCGAAAGAAAGGAGGCTGGAAACAAGAAGGAGAGGAGCCAAGTGAATTCAGGTaattctagagagagagaggctaggATTGAAATTTCCATCATGCTATACTTACAAACTTATCTTTTGAGCAAAAACATCTATAAATTTAATTGTGAGTGGAGCTTCCCCTTGAATGGGGAAAAATTTATTGCTAAAAGGGAGATGAAACCTTATTTCTCTACGTATGCTGGTAGAGTGCCCACCTTCCATTGTTTGCCTTGGTCAGTATAAGCATATCATCTTCTATATTAGAAATGGTGGAGTTAGCTCCATAGAAAAAGGCGCGGTAGAGTTATACCCATCCTATAATAAGGACGCAGAAAATTTAACTGCTGATTCCTGCTAGTCTGTCATTACGTGGAAAGACTCATAAATTTGATCTATTTTTTTTGCCAGGGAGTGGATAACTAGTGATTGATTTATTCATGGCTTTAAATGAGAGATCCCGAGACCTAGGTTGCTAAACATCTTTTTCGTTATAATTAGCACTAAAGTTTCATATCGGTCGTAGAATTCACATGCATTGGCATGGACCATAAGTCAATGCAGTCTTTCACAAATTTAGATGGACCACATCAAACCAAAAACAAATGAAGCAATGTAAAATGGCTTTCAGAAGAGGGTTAACCAGTCCCTTGTGAAATGGCATGGCGTGGCATGGCATGAAGACTATGGCAATTTCCTTCTTGAGTTTCTTGTTGTGCATGGGAATCCTTTCTTCAGGTACCAAGCCAACCATCACATTATTTCTATCTAGGTTCCTCTCTCTAACTACTTTTCACAGCTGAAACAACTGAAGAAAAATGCTGTATATACTAAGAAACAAATTGCATCATATCATATCCCTTCAAATGTAAACAATGCTTGGCATTTGGTGCCATCTTTATGGCTGCCATCTTAGGTTAAGCATGTGGGGCACCAaccaaaataaatagaaaagcaGTACCACATCCTATCATATGTGGGATCACAGTCAAGGATAAATGAACTTGTGTGAGAAtgaagataaaccaaaaataatgGGATCATAATCAAGGATAGATTGACTTGCATGGGAACTAAGATAACCCGATACTAATGCACATGGACGGCAACAAAATAAAGTATAGTCACTGATAGTCATCAACTTCTCGTAAAGGAAAAATCTCGCTACAAGTATTTCCATATTATGCACACAAGGAATGCTACTAAACAACTAAGATAAGGGATAATTAGAGACAGATTTCTTTCATGCAACTTTATTTTGCAACGATTTATTCCCTGCTTGCTATAGTCTGATTAATTTAGAGTACTAATTTTTTTCAAGAAACGCTCTCTTCTAATAGATATGTGAAACAAACATATACCATTTCAACATATAATTAGTATATCCTTGTTAATGAACTTTACTATGAGCTTTATATTGAAGAGAAACTTATTTATAATCAAGACACCGGACATCACTAAATCCATTTGGAATTTTTCTAACGATTCCGATACTTTAGTATCATTAAGTATTAATACTCTTcattgtgtatatgtatataatataaataaggTAACATTTACCAAACCAATTAAGTTTTAGGCTAGGCATATAACAAAATAAAGGAGTCGTAGATGATAAGTAAAAAGGCAGTAGGAACTAGAATGAACATTGCAGTAGCAATAAATACAAGAATATTGACTTTTataatctcttttttttcttactttGCAGCAGCTCGGGATCTAATTCTATAGAGATAAGAAATTTTACTCATGTCAATTCAATGGGATGAATAGAATTCTGATAATACTGATTATCTGTCATGCTCGCCTCTGGTCCTCACTGCATGCTTTTTGTCTCCATCGATGAaagaaaactaaagaaaataaacTTATATATCTTAGTAATCATAAAAGAAAAGTCTCACCAACTTCTCATCGAAATAATGATATGTCACAAACTCTTGATTAATGTTGGTGCGTACGACCTCGTATAAACATGAGGCTCAAAATATGTCACGTTTTTAGCTTGGCAAGTTCCACATAATCATTTTGCTGCTGCTGCAAATTGGACTGGAAGAAGTGAGGGGAGCTGCCGACTATCCTATAAAAGTATAATACTTTTGTTTGTATTGTTGTATTTAGAATTATTAAaaacaccaccaccaccactaaCACACTAGATTCCACCGAAACTAATGCACTGGATTTCATCGTACCAGCAATCATACCAACACTAATGCATCGGATCTCATCAGTGCAGTTAGGCATAATTGGATGAGAATAGTACTATGATATATGGGTGACCCCTAGGAAGTCCTCGTGATCCAATAAaataatagaattgttaaaagcCAGTCCCTTTCTTTATGAGATCTATTTCACTTGAAAACAATTTATCAATCAATGTTTGCCCCCAATTCTAGCTAGTGCATATTTAAGTGCCACCTTTCCTGTTCAAACTAAAAGACTGCATTCATATTCTGAGATTCCATATATTGCTCATAGACAAAATTTTCCCATTCTCTCCTAGTCATCCTAATTCACCTCAGCACTTCACATTGTCTTTTCTTTATCAAGATACGCTAAAACAAAATGAAGAAATATGGTATCATTGGCTTCTTTTTCACCAACTAAAGAATACTTGATACATGATTAAGAGTTGTTACAATCTAATGGTCAAATGATTGTCTAGCTAATTCTACCGTCTATCTTACGGCGATTACTAACGCCTTTTTTTAGTTTAATCAATAGTTGATAGCCTGGGCATACATGTTGAAGACCGACATCGCCTCTATGTGCAAGCTACTTATTTTCAGAGTATCCACATACAAATTCACTTAGCCAGCTAACCTGCTGACTTCCGAATCTTTATCCGGATGACATAGGTTTTTCAGGCCAGTTGTATTCCTCTATCCTTGCACAGACCTCTCTATTTAGTGAATGAAGGGCATCTTACAATCTTGCCAGACCAAGGGAAAGAGATGCTCAGTATGTGTCTGGCCATCATAGGGGGATTGTTAGAAGGATCCTCTTGGTATATGTACAAAAATTAAGctcatttgaatgatatagctTCCTGGACTGAGCTGCATGAATGAAAGAAACAAGCAGCACATATAGTTTGCAGCAAAGTAATTAAGAAGAACCTGCAGCTGGTTCTTTTATTGCTGTTATTATTGGCCAGTGGGTGGGACCCAAGAATCAGACTTGGTTACATATTTGGTTGTACATTGCTAAAGCGAGCCATGCAGGCCAAAATGGTCGCCCTTGTCTGTTATCCGCAAGAAAACACCTGATATCAAATACCTAAGTCATTTGCAAGGTTCCCATAACCTGCAAGTACCACATGGTTACCTACTGCGAGAGAGTAACTTCTCCCACCTTTCCATTGACAACAATGGCATTAAAGTCTCCAAGCATCCGTCTGCTCAAATTCTCCATGGAGACATGTAGTTGGCATATCCTATGATCTTTCATGGATGTATGTGCAAATTCTACTGTACCTCATGGGTTTTTGTCAActgaaaaatttaaaagatatGAGACTGAAGAAGATTCTCCATGCGTCGAATCACTTCGAGAATGAGTTAGTCTCCCAAGTATGTTTGTTCTTCAGATTTCTTGCCAATAGCTTTGTCCATCAAAATAGGAAAATGATGGCTGTATGTACAGGCCAGTCCTAGAATATCCTGGGTACAAAAGCACAACAATGTCACAAGGGAAGTATCTGAATAGGGAAGTATCCATGATATGATATGAGTTGTGACTGGATCAGTTTTGCACCATTGTTCATATGCTTTTAGCCATGATTTTAGTTTGGTTATCCTTTAAACAAACTTACTTAAGGGCTTTTGTCAAGTACTCGTCTCATAGGAAGTCCTGTATATGATGAAACCGGAGCATTTTATGGGAAGACTGGAAAACATGAATTTTCTGTAAATTTATTCATCTTTTCCTCCTGAAGAAAGCAAACTTATTCATCTTAATGTGACTGGATGAGTTTTGCACCATTGTTCATATGCTTTTAGCCATGATTTTAGTTTGGTTATCCTTTAAACAAACTTACTTAAGGGCTTTTGTCAAGTAGTCGTCTCATAGGAAGTCCTGTATATGATGAAACCGGAGCATTTTATGGGAAGACTGGAAAACATGAATTTTCTGTAAATTTATTCATCTTTTCCTCCTGAAGAAAGCAAACTTATTCATCTTAACCTAGATTTTCAGCACTTAATGattattttttcataatttGGTATGTAGCAGATGTTATTTTTCCATGCTATGTTTTTTAGTTGGCTTGTTGGAACCTAAAGAATTGAATCCATGCTATGCTTCATGATCTCATCAATGAAATGCAAGCATATCCAATTAATCCAGCATATGCCCGTCCTTCTTATGTTTCAAGTTTCAACAGTACTGCCATCGTCGCCAAACTCAACTCTGCCCCAGCAAGCTCAAGCAAGTAAAAGGCTTGTAAGGAGGTAGGGACCTATGTTTCTTTCGGACAATATGAATTCCTGAACCAGCATAAAATGAAGCACCATTTTATGAGCACAGAATGGGTCCTACACTACTGGGACAACAATCAGAGGAAAAAATATTAGCTGAAACAAACTGCATTAAGGTGTCTGGtcatatagttttcttgctAGCCCCTATGAACcatagaaaaggaagaagaaatctcaCGTTCTGGAAAACAAATTCTTCAAGATATAGAAAAATATAACTTGAATTTTAATGATAACATAGAAAAGAACTGGATATCCAATTAGACTTTCAAAATCACTAAACTGTTACAAATTGGATTCGTGTTACATCAGAGCTTCTCCGTCAatcttatcataaaagaactgaGAGCCACAGTATTCAAAACCATCCAAGAAGACTCGAACAACTCAAGAAAATAATCAGCTCCAGTTTCCTCAGCTGCTGTTCTAAAAGCAACTCCAAATGAGTTACCCTGCCTAGCCCCAAGCCGTGATTTGCCACATACACCAACAATCAGAACCTTGTCGGGGTCTTGAgccaagcaagcacatatcagaGGCTTCATCTTTGCACCTCTTTCCTTCAAAGCATCCATCAAAAAGTAGCAGAACTTGGTAAGAGCCTGAGGATGACCCAACTGCTCGGTGTCCACCGGGTCTTCAAGCTTCGCCCAGCGAAATTTTCTGCCACTTCTGATATACCCAGTCTTGGTTATTGCAGAGCTCCCTTGCCTAAGAATGGCCCTCTGGATCTCAATCGCACTCCGAATTCCCTTTCTAAGCTGATCAATACTGTGCAAGGACAAAGCAGAGTAAGCAACCCAAAATCGCTCGGCAGTGGAAGAATCTTTAGCTACCGCAGATGTTTCAAGCAATGCCGTGACTCCATAGACTACATCAGCAGCTGACACTCTCGAGCAATACCCATGCATTCTTAAGAAGCTACGGTAGTAGAGCTCTGTCAGCCCATACTCAGGCAAGAACCGCTCGAACTCATCCTTCATTTTCTGCTTCGCTTCCATGTTCATGTACTGAAATTTCTTCTGGCAGTCCACAAGAGGGAAACCCATTCTGGCAAGCAAAAGCTTTAGCTTTTTCAACCCATTGTCGCTCCAAGTCTTCAACTTGGTAGCTATGTAGGAAGAGCAGAGCATTGAATCGTACAAATTCCACTCCCTCAATAGCATAAGCCTTGGTTCATCGTCATAGGCAATTCGATAATTTTCTGGTGCCTGGATCTTTGTACCATCCTTGAGCGTCGCCGAGCTGATTGCATCCAGATTCCCCGAGCTGTTTATATGCTGCTCGAGCTCCATTACCCCTGCTTGATACCTCTCATTTGTCAGCCTCTCATGCACAAACTGATCAGTGAGGGAAACACAAGCTAGCCAAAGTGACTCATTGGTGTTCTTTCTTAGGGAATGAGCTAATTCAAACATCAAACAACCAGAAGGCCTTCCATGGCAAGTACCCAGCTTGTAGTACTCAGCTTTCAGCTTCGCAAAAAGCCTAACTGGATCTTCTTCCGACCCTTGAGAGACCCTTCGCCGTTTCCTAttccctccatctccctcctctTCATTCTCACCATCACTGTCTTCATCGCTAGGAGAATTCTCATCGATTACGTCGTCGCTGTTCAGGTCGGACGCATTAGCCAGAGCGGAGACATCGAAATCGTACGCAAGATCAGCCTGGTGCTCATCCTCCCGAGTGTAGAGAACAACTACGCGATCATTCTGCTCGCTGAGGTTGTGGAGGTGGACGGGCCGGTGGCTGTCTATGACGAAGACACGAGCATCCGGGCCAGGATTCAAGATTCGGCGGAGGTCGCGGTGGCAGCCCCAGTTGATGAGAAGAAGGGAGATGGGCTGATGAGATGACCGAAGATTAAGGCCCGCAAGCTTTTCGATGTCACCGAAGGAGGAGACAGGGTACACCGAGTAACGAATGGAGTCGGACGAGAGGACATGGGCGACGATCTTGAGGGCGCAGAGGGAGTCGGCATCGGACGCCGATGGAAATATCAATAGAGGGAAGGAAGAGGAGGCCGAGGCAGCATCATGGAGTCGCGAGTAAAAGGATTCGGCCCGGAGCTCCCTCATAATCCTTCGGTTGGTTTTCCTACAACTGGGAAAGGTCGGTGCTTGCGGGAAAGCATGAAAACCACCGGAGAAAAGCTCGTGATGGTTTCCAAGATCCAAACTTACAGctaaaattgaaaatttttaaatgtGCAATATGaaaagaaccaaaaatgatgataGAGAGCTCACTAATTCACTGAAACAACACCTTATTTACCCTTTCATTACCGATGGAAGGAACGAGATAGAatcaggaacaagaagaaaattgGGGATTGCTATCTAAAACTCCCATCAAGATTATGCTCAAATCAACAGAATATGGAATTCCTGAGCTAAAAATTTGATTCTTTTCAGAGATGGAGGGTTATAAATACCAGAACTCGCGGATCTTTCGGAGGAATACAAGCGGGATTTCCTACAATAAACCAGATATCTGAACGaagatcgagagagagagaggaggcgagggaggggggaggaATTTTAGCTGGGTGTGGAGGTGGATGAGGACTTGAATCGGGAAGGGAAATTTTTTGATCGTTTGGATTCGAATTTCGAACGTTTTGAGAGCTCCCGCGAGAGAGATTTCGGCGGCTCTTGCATCTTCGGACGGAGTCCGCGAATCCAATGGAGACCGGCGCGCGGCTGCAGAGGTCCGCTGGAAATATTTTAAGCGGACGGTCGCACACGTTTTGGATTAGCTTTCCGTATTCGGACGACCTCATGTTCGTTTCTGTGGGTCCCCTTTCAAAGGGGGTGGTAGAAATTGAGCTGACCGGTTCGATTGTGTCCGGACTTTGGAGTCTTCGGACTTTGTTTTAGAATATTTATATCAAATTAGGTGGCAAACGTGTTCTATCACAAGCTTTGGGGTTAGCTTGGTTGTCAGGAAAGtaagtttaaaagaaaaaaaaaaatcatgtttggTTATAACGATAGATTGATGTCGCCTAGGGTGACTTAAACGCCCACTCAAAAACTACTAAGTCAAAAAGGGCAAAAAATTGGCtaagaaatttttcaaaatgagaTTTCAAAGTCGCGAagccaattcattttttttataacaaGTAACGATTTACATTTGTGCAAATGTTGATAAGCCATTAGCATGCACCGTACACAAACACACATGGAGCGGACCCAACAAAAGTTGGTATAAAACTTAAGAATAGACAAAAGACGAAGCGTGGCTAACATCACGTACAAATTTATGCATGGAGTGTTGGGTTTAATCCATATTGAGAGACCATCTCGATAAGTTCTATACTAACTATTAAAATTACCACTTGTCCCAAAGTACGTGAGCCGGACttttatatgtaaatttttttaataatagagTTAAAAAGTGTGGAGACAGAATTCGAACTCAGGACCTCTACTCTAACACTGTTAAAACCACCATTTATTCCAAAAACTTAAATTTACACGAtgaaatagatttatttatatattttatattttttttaaactaaCAGATACGGAAGTTTTATCTTTAGGCTTTTATATTGGGCTTTGCAATCAGAGCTTTGACACGTAAACGGGTTTTACGATTTAAAAAAGTTGATAAAGATTGAAGTTCTGATATGGGAGTTGATTCATCCTAACTACTCTGAAGGATATAACACTCATCTCTATCTCCGTGACCTCGCTGACAGGTGTGGAAGGTTATGAAGATTCACACCTACTTAGTCTCTGGTCTTATTGTTAAGCGATTGTGAGACTTCTTCACCATTGACATCAAGGAAGTGGTTGAGAGGGAAACCAAGGGATAGTTCTCAAAGGGTACGAGGGATCTCATCTGGCTTCTCATGTTGCTGACATGGTGCCAGTGCAAAGATATGATGCCTAACCTTGAATTGTCCCATTAGGTTAATATTGTAGTATTAGAGTTGCCACGTATG containing:
- the LOC120112784 gene encoding transcription factor MYB60-like produces the protein MGRPPFCDKVGIKKGPWTPEEDIILVTYIQEHGPGNWKSIPTNTGLMRCSKSCRLRWTNYLRPGIKRGNFTPHEAGMIINLQAMLGNRWAAIASYLPQRTDNDIKNYWNSHLKKKIRKYPTTANSYMTPSNLTITCNELISNGYSSETGNSGISTIHSPLLRSNHSTSTYAWSTENISRLLEGWTRSSPKANLKPDRGEQYQSVHAFNDSSSNATNQPYVKKEELKSGQECGDPISQAYIKNDGECCGSIPHKELVSLFSFENSSGNAWEKSFVDSTSYKPQSTLADAENNQRLDSQQHIPLSLLEKWLLDEATGQADLVELSAGCCSEAMPQ
- the LOC103719742 gene encoding cell division control protein 45 homolog; protein product: MRELRAESFYSRLHDAASASSSFPLLIFPSASDADSLCALKIVAHVLSSDSIRYSVYPVSSFGDIEKLAGLNLRSSHQPISLLLINWGCHRDLRRILNPGPDARVFVIDSHRPVHLHNLSEQNDRVVVLYTREDEHQADLAYDFDVSALANASDLNSDDVIDENSPSDEDSDGENEEEGDGGNRKRRRVSQGSEEDPVRLFAKLKAEYYKLGTCHGRPSGCLMFELAHSLRKNTNESLWLACVSLTDQFVHERLTNERYQAGVMELEQHINSSGNLDAISSATLKDGTKIQAPENYRIAYDDEPRLMLLREWNLYDSMLCSSYIATKLKTWSDNGLKKLKLLLARMGFPLVDCQKKFQYMNMEAKQKMKDEFERFLPEYGLTELYYRSFLRMHGYCSRVSAADVVYGVTALLETSAVAKDSSTAERFWVAYSALSLHSIDQLRKGIRSAIEIQRAILRQGSSAITKTGYIRSGRKFRWAKLEDPVDTEQLGHPQALTKFCYFLMDALKERGAKMKPLICACLAQDPDKVLIVGVCGKSRLGARQGNSFGVAFRTAAEETGADYFLELFESSWMVLNTVALSSFMIRLTEKL